The DNA region GTGCTTGCTTCGTCCTCGTTTCTGAAAACATGCGCTTCCAAATTCCAATCCAGGGCGTTTCCCTGCCTCGTTTCGGTGCCGCTTCTCCAGCCCGTTTTGACAGGAGGAAAATCCCCTCGGAACCTCGAAGTTCCTCTCGCCTTTTCTACGCACTTTGCCCTgcttttcttctcctttttcCGAAAAGTAACTGCGTTGCTTTCCCTTATTAGCCACATGTATATCTATCTGTACTTCGTTTCCAGGGTGCTTCCAGGTTCCATTTCGGCAGCCGCATTCTCGCCCTCGTGCGCGCTTTACACCACACAAACAGAAAGTCACAAGGTGGACGTGGCGCGCTGCCGGGCAGTCGGGCATCAGTCATGGATTCATCATCCATTTTTCCTCGATGTTCGTCGGCATACAGATTGTATACCAGAAGACCGTCCCTGGGTCGAAACTCAAAAAAATACGCACGAAAGGTAAAAGGCGCTGAACATACGGTTTTCTCCTTGCGTGGTGGTCAAAGACCATGGCGCGAGAAAGAAAGCCATTGGACACTGGCGCAAAGACTGCGTTGGCTGTCGTTGAAGATGTAACTGCCTAGGCTCCTAGCGCCCTAGATGCTGACCACAGAGCTCAAAgccaaaaaaaagaagaagtaaaAGTCAAGGATTACCGCGGGAGCACGGCTCGCACCTTACTTATTTTTGAACCTGCTGCGGGGTAACTCGACCGTGTGGCCGTAGCAGCAAACACTAGGGTAGCTGATCGCCGCGGTCGCTTGCTGTGTTGCTGGTACGCAGGACGCCCCGGCCGTGCCCTGGCGGCGATGCCACGCGCCAGGTCGTCGCTAGTGTCCCCGGGGGGATCTGCCGCTGCCGGGCGGCTGGATCACGTTGCGTTGGGGGTTTAGGAACGGTGCCGGCCACAGAAAGGCACGCGTCTTGGCAGTGCTACTGCTATGTCGAGTGAGCTCCGTGAAAGCTACGACCCGTGGTGCAGAAACGCCAAGGATCGCGCCCCCGCACGTCGTGCTCGCTCGTGCAGGATTACTCCGTGCTTCACAAGTCGTAATTAGGGTATGTTTGGACTTTAAACTTTAATCCTACCGTATCGAACGCTTGATACCAATtataaatattaaatataaactaattataaaatcTATTGCATAAATGAAGTCTTTTTACGAaacaaatctattaagcctaattaatccatcactAGTGTATATTTAATGTAGCACAATATAGTCATGAACCAAtaaggtttaatagattcatatTGTAAATTAGCCTTCATCTGTGcgattagttttgtaattagtctATATAAGATGCACACGCATATCAAGATTCAAACTTTATAATCTTTGACCAATAATTTGAgtattatttttttatttttataatgtaAATTTATATGATTGGATTCATAATCAAATACACTCTATCATGATTATAAATGATTATAAATTTATAACCATAAGTGATATAATATATGATAAATGAATGGTCGAAGTGTTATTTGGAAGACCATGCCATGTTATACCACGCCTTATGAAaatggatggatagaatatttAGTACTTTTAATTAATTAATGTGCAAACATCCAATATGACAGGGACTAAAGTGTAGTCGGAGTGATAAAAACCCTCTTACTACCTCGATCACAATATATTACTAAGCGTTTTCAATAAAAATCTCGATCTCAACAAATGTTTTCACACTAAGCGTAATTACTACATCGATCTTAATAAATGTTTTCACACTAAGTAGTGATCCGCCGGGTGCGAGGCGTTCGCGGAAAGCTCGCAGCAAGCTGGGGGTGGTTAAATCGTCCTGAGCTTAGCAGGCGGAAGCCGACACGAGATCGAATTATGAGTAAACTGCTGACAGGCTGACGGTCTATAATGCAGTAGAGCACATGATCGGCTAGGCGGCTAGCTCATCAGCCAGGCAGCGGCAGCCACATCCGCTGTCTGCCTGTCTCGCGCATCATCTGTCCAGAACAAGAACGCACGTGCAGCCACATCCGCTGATGAGTGATGACTGATGAGCTCGTCGGCTACTCGGCTCACTGGCAAGCAGAAGAACCTCGTCCGCGCATCTGGCCACGTGCCGGTCCGCGGCCGGCTGCTGGTGCTGAGCTCGCCAGTGGCGTCTGCCCACACGTCAGCGCCCGTCGCCGCGCCGCGACCCCCGCCCCGCCGGCGCGCGGCCAAACGAACTTCGACGAACCCCACCGGCGGCATCGGCACCGAGAAGGCCAGGGCGGGTGCGCGCACCGCATCCCAGCCCGATCACCACCGCGCGGTGCGGGGCCGAGCTGCCAGCCCGCGGCTGCCGTGTCGCGCCGCTGACCCGACCACCGGGCCGGAGCGGCGAAAAGATGCGAGTCAATGCTGAGGACAACGCTACCCCACcccccgcgccccccccccccccgcctccACCTCACCCGCCGAAAAACCCAAAAGCCCCCCGAGAGCCGCGGCTAACGAACCAGAAAAAATCGCCCCCGCCCGCTTTCCGTGTCTCCGCTCCCGCATCCCCAAGCGGAGCTCTCGCTTTCGGCGCGCGCTCCCGTCCGGCCCCCGCGTCCTCCAGGGCGCCCCATGAGCTGAGGCCGCCGCCGATGgccccgccccccgccgcgcaggacgccgcgccgtcgccgtcgggcGGCAGCGGCTCCGGCTCCTCCAGGCGCCGCCTGCGCCGGCTCGACCGCCGCAACGCGTCCAAAAACATCAGCTACGACGCCACCAACTTCTGCCAGTTCCCGCCGTCCCCGCAGCCCGCCTCCGCGCCGGCGTCGGGGCCGGCCTCGCTCGCCGGCTCCGCGGCCTGCTCCCTCGACCTCGTCAACAGCTTCCGCAtcggcggcagcggcgacggGGGCGGGGACGTCCAGCTCCTCTGCCAGAGCCTCGGCCTCTCCGGCCCCGACGACTTCGCCATCCCGCTCGCCGACTGGGAGGCGCACAAGGCCGtgcgctcctccgcctccgcctcccctTCGTCCGCGCGGCACAAGCCCGAACCCCCCGCGCGGGACTCCCCGCTCCGCCACGAGGGTGCCGAGGAGCCCACGCGGCCTGCGGACGCCGACCACGAGCTACCGGCGAAGGAGCCGGCCGCGAGGGACGCCACAATCGAAGCTCTGGAGCGGCCGGCACGGCTGGATCCGCTCGAGTCCACCCGTCCGGATGTGAAGAGGGCAGTTGGGGAGGGAGGAATCAAGGGCTTGCGCCCGCCGCCGGTGCTCAAGCTACCCCCCTCGATGACGCTGCCGGCTGTCTGCGGGGCGGGATCCACGTGGGATATCCTGCGGTCGTTCGCGCCGGATGAGAAAGAGCACTCCCCTGCGAGCAGATCTGGCCGAAGTTTTGCACACCAGGAtgcggaggaggacgaggatgcGGCGGTAGTGTTGACGTTGGAGGATCTCAGGCTTGGCGAGTCGTCCGAGGGCTTCACTGGCACTTCTTCGCTATCGACCACGAACGACGACGAGACTTCCAGCACGACCACAGAGTCCATGTTCTACATCTCACCGAACGGCCGGTTCAGGAAGAAGATTCGGTCATGGAACCGAGGGGTGCTCCTGGGGAGTGGCTCGTTTGGGACGGTGTATGAAGGCATCAGCGAGTAAGTGCTTTCTCTAAAGATAATATTCAGTTCGTCTGTACTGTTTGGTTAGTTGCTTGGAATCAACAATTGAACATGCTATGCATGCCCAAAGTTAGTGTAGGTTGCGTGTAGAAGCCCACTGGGTTTCACAGAACCAATTTTTTTGCAGATTATAGCTTACTACTGGCTCCATTTCTAGATGTTAATAATATACTGTACATTAAGTACAGCCTAGCAGTACATAGTAATTGAGTTAGTTGCATGATTTAGTCCTCTACAACTAAACAAACATGATCTTAAATTGTAGCAATTCATAATCAACTAAAATTGTGGCCCCATCCAATTTAAGGAACCAAATCCTCAATCATACACTGGAGCATGGCATCTTATTGTGCCAAAATGCTGCACACTTCTGGGTGATTCCTTGATCACCTAATGATTCTTTCTATTTTTTGCATTTGTCAATTAAAATTTAGGTTAACATACCTTTACTTGTTTGTGTTCTGGGGTCACAGCAAAATTGTATATTCAACTTCGAGAACAATATACccggttttacccccaatgcTCGTGATGGTTGTCTTTGCCAGTTGGCCTGCTCTAGTGATTTCTGTCACAAGTCTAAAGTCCCTTACACTCTGTTCTGTTCTGTTTCTGCACCATATTCTCAGTGAGGGTGGCTTCTTTGCCGTCAAAGAAGTAAGCTTATATGATCAAGGGAGCAACGCGAAGCAGTGTATCACTCAGCTTGAGCAGGTTTGTTTCATTATGTTGTCTTGATAATATGAGAGCTATAATCTATTACTTGTAGTTTCCTATCATATTGTGAATTACGACAACTACTGGTAGCTGAATTTGTATGGCTATTATGGTCCATAATAGGTTGAAAGGTTATTTTTATGGACTTTCACTATGACTTTCTAAGATTTGATCCTTTGGCCTGTGTGCTGTTAGCCTTAAAGAGGGCTCAGTTAGCGAATTATGCCCGATTTTCTCCAAAAAAAACCCCGCACATCTGACCTCTGCTACTGTATtttgatcttctcaggaaattgCACTTCTGAGCCAGTTTGAGCATGAGAATATAGTGCAGTACTATGGAACAGACAAAGTAAGTAACTTCAGTTTATAAAGCCATTGATATATTATATGGTTGTGTGCACAGAAATTCATTGTTTCCTTTATAACCCCTCCGCAAGCTTTGGCTATTAGGTATATGACCATCCAATTGTTTGTCTGTTTTGCAGGAAGATTCGAAACTTTACATCTTCCTTGAACTAGTGACCCAAGGATCACTTGCATCTTTGTATCAGAAGTACCGCCTGCGAGATACTCATGTCTCTGCATATACAAGACAGATCCTTAATGGGTTGACCTACCTCCATGAAAAAAACATTGTTCATAGGTAATGAAATTAGATAACTTTGCATTCCTATAGTGGCATTATTAGTCATCCTGTTCCAGTGCAGTGAACGAGATTAATGGTAAAAAAAGGCATAGGGTCATTATGTGCCCATTAGTTTAAATGGCGCCCTGCAAAGCAATGCCTAGAATCTGCACATTTCacatttatttgaaaagtattGCATAATTATATCAATGTACTCTTGTACTGTTATATATGTGTGTGTTCTGAACTATAGTGTGAAATCTCATCTTGCAGAGACATTAAATGTGCAAATATTCTGGTGCATGCCAATGGATCTGTGAAGCTTGCAGACTTTGGACTTGCTAAGGAGGTTCACTACTCTTCTTGCAATCTGCAAAATTTCCATGTTTTTTGTTCAATCTATCCATTACTGCTTTTCTCTTATACAATATTGTTTTACCAATTCTCTTACAGATTACCAAATTCAGTGCGATCAAATCATGCAAAGGAACTGTTTATTGGATGGCACCTGAGGTATGCCAACATAATTTTGCTTGTTCACTATTTACATATTAGACTATTAGAGTATGCTTGCATTTGTTTGTTCATCTTATGTTGTCTTTCAATGATTTGTCTAGAATAATTAACTTGAATTAGTAGACCTAAAGTACTAAAATATTATTTGGGTATTGCCCTACTTCAGTGGTGTCATTAAAGATCAATCGAACATCTAGCTGAGTCTAATCAAGTTAGTTCGTGGTAGAGTACCTGAGTTAATATTTCACTGCAGCTTGATGATTCATTGACGTCATAGGCATTGTCTCATGCTAACTTTGTGCGCTGGTGAACTTCTGTTAATGGATAACAGGATATAAGATTTGGCCCTACATTGTAAGGTCATTATAGAAGGCTGCGCTAAAATCTAACTTTTCAGGTTGTCAATCCAAAGAAGACATATGGACCTGCTGCTGACATATGGAGTCTTGGTTGCACCGTCCTGGAGATGTTGACACAGAAAATTCCCTATCCTGATCTGGAATGGGTGAGAGAATTTAGAATTTAGTACCAACTTCTGCAAGTTCTAGTTGCCGTTTTCTAATTGTATGAGGGTATGGGTATACAGTTTTCTCACTCAATATATGCTTACATCCATATTGATTTTCTGCAGACACAAGCTTTATATAGAATTGGTAAAGGGGAAGCACCAGCAATTCCTAGTGGTCTTTCAAAGGATGCCCGTGATTTTATAAGCCAGTGTGTAAAACCCAATCCCGAAGACAGACCTTCAGCATCCAAACTGTTGGAGCATCCATTCGTCAACAGGTCAATAAGGTCGGTACGGTCTATCAGGACATCTTCACGCTCAAATTCATCTACACGTGGCATCAACTGATTTATAGCAGTGGCAGAATGGTAAGTTACCTTGTTTCATGTTCATGCTAAGATTTTTCATGTCATGTTGAATCAATATAGCTTGTGCTTGTCTTGCTGCCGTCAGCTGCTTAGATGTGGCTGGATAGGGCGCCACTTGTTTCTTCATAAGCGTGTGGGTTAATCTGACTTTTGACTTCTGTGCTTATTCTGCCTGCAGACATTAGTCACCGCGAACCATGCGGAGCTTGGCTGAAAGGGAGGGTGGTTTGCCTGGAGCTAGTATTGTAAACGCTCAACAGCATCCTCGTCAACCTGTTAATTTTGCATTAGTTTATTCTTTGACATACGTTTGAGGGAAGAAAGATGTCCTCGTGGTTCAGTTGCCGGCTAATATTCTTCTGCCCGGAGGAGCTAGAACAGTGTATGCGCATTTGAGCGCATGAGTTGTAGAGTGGAAACGGACGATGTAAATATGTCAACGTGTCCATGTGGGATTTGTCTTGATGCCATGATATATTGATATGGAAAAAAGAAGATAGGAAAAAAAATCAAAGCTTTGGAACTGTCAACAACAGTTGTTAGATTGGAACTGCATATCTTGCTGTCAAACCTTTTGCTGGTGCAGGAAACGTACGGCGATGTTTTATTCGCTTTTTCAATGCACGGAACTCCCAAGAAAATTCAATCTAAAAAACTCCCAAGAAAATTCTTGGATTGGCTGCCGCGTTCAGCCGTCATCCGTCCATTTGGCATGCCATGCCATATCGCTGTCAGCCTGCCGCTGGGGGATTCCTTCCTCACGCGGTGTTTTTTGACTCGCCCGTCCGCCTGGCTATGCCTATGCTTGCGCCTACGTCGCCGGAGCAAAGCCAAACATGAACGTTTACGATTCAACCCAGAAAAACTGTGTTTCGCTACTTGGCTATTTGTCGTGCCATGGAAGATAATTCTCCAATAGAAATCAAAAGGTCAAAGGGGCGACAAAGAATCTCCGAATAAGGGTTGTTTCAGGATAGCAAGGGATGTTTGGATATAAAGTTTAAAGTTTAGCCTATCACATCGGATATTAATTAGGAGAactaaatataaattaattataaaactaattgggTAACCCAGCTAATTCGCAAGATGAACCTATTAAATCTCATCAGCCCATGAGCCCATGTTTACCGTAGCACTACATTATCAAATCATAGACTAATTAGTCGAGAAAttatgcaattaattttgtTATTAATCTACATTTAATGCTTCTAATTCGTATCAAACATCTGAAGTGACAAGGTTAAAATTTAGCCCCGCTTGAACCAAACACCCAATAACCCGATAGCAACATAGAAATGATAAGGCCAGAAAAGTTACGAATACCAGTGGAAATGAAGTGAGATGCATTCTAGGTTTAGGGCTGGAAGTAAATTCTGATCCAGTTCCAATAAATCCCCAGAGTCAGCATAGTACACCGAAGCTACAGCCACAGTCACAATAATCGATTGAATCATCTCATTGTGTGGTCTCTGACAAATGGATCATCTTGTGGTACAAATCTTGAAACTCGGCGAACATGAGACAACAAAATGTGCGGTGAGAAACTCTCCATCGTTCTGCGCGAAACCACATCTACTGCGACTGCTTTTTCAGCAACCCACAGGTAATGGAGAAGCCTATGGTGATTGATTGGACCCTGGATCAGCACAAGTGCACAACACCCATGGTGATTGTTTGGTAGCCATGGCTCTACTCTACATCACAGCTGAACCCGATTGTCTAGGAACCCGTGGGAGCTTTCTTGTCCTCCAAAAGCTTCAGCTCCGCACGCCATCCTTCAATCTTTTTCAACTTTTCCTGAGTCTCAGATTTCATTTTTTCGGAGTCACCTTGCAGCTGTGCTTCAGCTAAACGTATCTGCAAAAGACAAATTCATCAACGTCAGACCTCATCCTGTCTTGAACAATCTACCAGTGAATATCCATCAATCATTTTCTCTAAAAAGTAAGATGTCTTTTTTCAGAAGGATCATAACAGAGTACGCAGAAGTCATTTGGTGCTAAGGCAGGTTCGCAAAAAAAAGACATTATGTGATTCAAAATTTATGCCACAATTTTTGACATTGTTACCCTATTTATTATGTGCATGCAGAAGCCCATTAGCACCAAATATCGCTAATAAATAGGGATAATCAAGGTCAGTTTACCTCCTTGCTAATCTGCTAGAATTCCTAGAATGACTTGTTTTTGATGGAGGGAGTATACAAGATATAGAGGTCTCCCAAACAATTAAAATAGCATTCTAGATTCTTTTATAAGAAAGACAAACATAAACATTTGATAAAAATTTAGACTAGATACCACAGCTAGAATCTAAAAGGTCGGTCCTACAAGTTTAATGCACGGACAGATGCACTAAAACAAGATAAACTAAGGAACAATCGATAGGCAATAGCGGATATTAACATTAGATTCTTGGTGCTCAGCATGAATAAATCAGAAGATAGGAAAACATGCTTCAACAAATAGGAGCCAAGGTCACAGTGCGTTAACAAAGACATTTCATATTTGAAAAACTAACGTTGCAGGAACACACAATATTTCATCATTACATTTAAACTGGAAACTGAAAACATACTCTGAAATTTACAAAAAACAGGACAAAATCCAACTTGATATTGGACAAAAAAGAACCAGGCCAGGCCCCAAAACAACTAGGAAGTGGCAGAAAAAGTTTGGAACTGGACTAACAACTCTGACTTGCCTTTTATTCATTAAAAAGAAGGTGAACACAtttagagagagggagaggaaaacCTTCTTCTTCAGTGCTCGAATTTTCTTATCTATGTCTGGAGCAGATGATTCTGGTTGTGAGCTATCATTGGCATTTGTGGATGGCGCTGCAGGTGATTCAGAAATAGCAATGCCTCTTATCTGCTTTGTCACACTTTCTACTGAATCCCTCTGCTTATCAGTTTTGGAAGAAAGAACCTTGTCAGTTTCTGCAGCACCAGCGTCCTCTATATCCAGGCCCTTTCCTTTATCATTTGTCGAACTAGCCTGTTAATAAGCACATCCACAATTAAATCATACAGCCATCCCAACAAACCAGATATGTTCAATCTAAACAAGATCCAACCATTAAAGTAGTACAGAACAACTGAAATACAATGTTGTACTAACTCTATCATTAACCAGATGATTTATGAGAAGCTAAACATGTTACCTTTTATTCGTTTCAACTTTCTGACACAGCATGAATAACTTAAGCCATTGAGGTGACTCATTTATGAATTAGCTTAAACCAAAAGGCTAGTTTTCATCAGGGGAGCTGGATTGCCATCTTGTTATGCTTAACCACACACTATTTGTTTGCTTTGTTATTTCTTAACCCCTCATGTCATGTGTCGTTAATGGGTTTGTGACATCACTTGGCCCAACAAAATCAATCAACTAGTTCAGAAGACAAGTCACTAATCTATTGTGAGGGCAGAATTTGCAAgatgaaaaatcataaaatacacATGCGTCACTAAGATGCTAGGAAGAGAACAGGCTGAAAATGAAGTCACACAGCAAACTTTCTTCGCAAGGAAGCAAAGTTAAATATTCTGATTATGCTTTTATATGATAGTCAAATCCCTAAATAATATTGACGACACATTTCTTTTAGGAGGGAACAGTAGGGCCATACCCTACTAAGAAATATAGGAGATGCATTTATACCAAAGAAAAATTCTCCACTATGCGAAAGTAACAAAACCGGTATATGGCATCTGCGGAGCAAAACACTTCTTCAATTGGGACAAATCCAAAACATTATGACCTTTCCTTCAATTGGGACAGATACAAAACATTATGAACTTTAGGAGCATAATCATAAAAATGATGAATAAACACCAAGTCCTGTacaaagtacaaatattagggGTCTATGTCCCAGAATCAACTAAATTCCATGTTGCCAAAAGGTTTCCAACTCATGCACTGACAACCAACTTGTCAGTATGAGTACATCTCTTTGTTCAGATCAGTTTAACTTGTCAAAACACCATTGTTTTGTAAGCAAAGGCATTGGGTAAGCTATATATATGAGTCATGCTTTTCTTCATCTGATTCCTATGTTTTTCCACCAATTCAGTACACCAGGATAAGAACAACCATGATGGTAGCAAGAATTAGAGAAATGCAATAAAACAAACATTGTACGGTCAATAATGGGCAAGATGGGGTAAGTATAGCTGCTACCTGAAGCAACATAAGCTAGAGCACTGCAATACAGTGAATACAGGATGCAATAATGCTAACTATTTCCACATGAACCATTAATTCAGCATTGGTGTTGCCTCATGATTGATTGAGATGACCTGATCGCCAAGTTTTTAGAAAGGAATGTGAGAAAACTACTGTGTTCTGCTAGTTTTGTGCAGCCTTATGGGTTATGACAATCCAAGTTCTACAAACAGAAGTTCAATAAGGTTTTTGTTGAACTTCTTCGTAACAACTAACAAGCTAACAACTCaacaagcacatgaataaacgACCTAAATATTGTTCAGAAACTGCACATAACATTTATCATTAACTTGGAACATGGTATAACGTTGAATGTATTAAAGAGATTGGTGTAATTGTGCTATTATGTATTTGTTGAGAGCTGATTACTGCTACACTCAAGTGATCAAAGTAATAACTAGTATATTGCGGTTGGGTCTTTATCCAATAATAATCAGTTCTATTGCTGCACATCCATTTCTCACAATCCAGCTCCAACAAGCTGCAGGCAAGTGCTTATCTAAAAGATGATAATGTTGTTTAAGGGCAACTTTTGTGTGTATAAATTGATGAGTATGACTAACTAATATGCGAGAACGGGTCAATGCCTCCCTGCATTACATAACCAACCCCATTAATCAGTTTTCTCTTGAATGCTGAGCAGAGACAAGAATGGTACCAATGAACAAGCCAATTCAATTCAACCAAATCTGGCGGTTTTCCCTAACATCAATGGCGAGACAACTGCAAACACCGGAGAAAGAGAGACAGGCCCTACCTGCTGCCGTTTCTCCTTGCGCCGCTCGTTGCGCTTGGCCGCCTTCGTCTTGGGCTTGGCATCGACCGCGAGCGCCGGGTCGTACCCCGGCGGCACGTCGGGACCTGACTTCCTCATCTGCACCGAGCACGAGACAAGCAGCCACCCCGATAAGACCAACGAAATCGAGCAGAGACGCGGTACTGGCTAACGCGAGGGAGGAAGCTCGGGATGGCGGGACTTACTAGGGCGCCCTTGGACTGGTAGATGGCGACCTCCTCCTGGGGCACGTAGCCGGCGCGGATGCGGATGGCCTTGCGGAGCGTGCCGTCGGGGCGTCGAGTCGGCGCGATGATGCGCTCGCCCTCCTTGGGGATGGAGAGGAGGCGCCgctggtcgccgccgccgccgtcgctggaGGTGGCCATGGCAGGGGAGGCGTGCGTGATTCGGATGCGGTGGGGTGAGGAGGAGGTCGAAggccgcggcgacggcgggcaCAGGATGGGTTTAGGGGAGTCGAGGTGTCAGAGCAAAGACCTCTTTGCCACCAGCCTTGCCTCAAGGGTTGCGTCGGGCGCCGGGGTACTCCGGGAGTGGGCCGCCGGAGTTGAGGGTTTTTCTGCCCTCCTCGTTTTTgcaattttcttttccttgttgAATTTGTTTTTGTTTTATAATAAATATTTTTGTGTGCTTTCTTGTATCTTGCAAATCCCATTGTGCTGTCTATACAATATTATAAAAGAGTACTCGTTATAAAACATGTAAGACAATGCATCCtatatttttttttgaatttagttTTGATTTTGATAGACTTGATTAGTGTGGTTTTAGAAACAATATTTGATATATAAGTTACTAGTGTAAACTAGATTTAAACACAGTTTTTCAGTAATGAATGGACAATGCAATTATCTACTTATCGCAAAGCATAAGACTGTATTTCCACTACTTTTACAAAATAAATTTAATGTGCAATAATGTAATCAAACTATTCATATATTGAACTAATGCCGACTAACCTCGTAGACATACTCCTACCATTCAAATCAGCTATATTTGAGGTTAATTAATGATGATTTTCTAAAGTATATGCTATCATACCTTGAATATTTTTAGGGTTAGAGAAGGATATGGTGTTATCTTATCTTGATAAAAATTAGATATCACACCGGGTTACTGAAAGTTAACATGAGTTTGAGCTTGCAGTTTTAGACAATTTAAACTCAGGGTAGGTGATTTCGAGATAATCTTTGCTTGAGGTACTTATTAGCATAGTAGCAGGGTACTCTTTGATTTCTTACAATCCATTTCGTTTACCATAAAACTCTTTGAAGGCAAAGTTTAAAGGTCACACAGTATTAGAAAATACCTCATAAAGGTGTCTTGTAAAAATTTATTCAATGCCAGTGAATGGCATAAGTTACTCCACTCTTAAGTTCTTGTTGCACTTTGTTCAATAGTTAATTACCAGTAACATTGCTCTATCTTATTACTTTATAACGGAGACAACTTGGTAAGTGTTTGTAGGTCTACGGATGCATTTTTTTCTTTGGCAAATCTAGAGGTCAAACACCTCCTAATCATGATTTGATGGTTGTTCAGCCTGGTATTGACAAATAGAATACCTTGCCATGCGTAGACTCTCATTGCTATAATAACATGCTTAAttattcctttttttttcaagATGGAGCCGCTAACATAGTCTTTATAGGGGTGGGTATTTGCAACATTATAGGATGGTATCTCAAAATCTAAGCGACACATGTGATGATTATGCAAATTTCCTTCTGCCAACTTCAAGACACTTGTTTTAAAATACAAGAGTTCGACATGAAATAATTTAAAATTTGTGTGGATTAAGGAAAACTTTTGCAATCCAAATCCCCCGTGTGTTTGAACTATGCCAGCTACGGTCAAAAACGTCTGAACCAGAAAAACAGCCTCTAGATGTATGGGGATTCGGCCCTTGGTACGCGAGTTTAACGCTTTTTGACTACTGACGACAGCACGACGATTCCAAGCACTTGAAGTTGTTGGCTCGCACATCACGAGTCCAGAAAAAAGTAACATG from Panicum hallii strain FIL2 chromosome 9, PHallii_v3.1, whole genome shotgun sequence includes:
- the LOC112874400 gene encoding mitogen-activated protein kinase kinase kinase 1-like, which gives rise to MAPPPAAQDAAPSPSGGSGSGSSRRRLRRLDRRNASKNISYDATNFCQFPPSPQPASAPASGPASLAGSAACSLDLVNSFRIGGSGDGGGDVQLLCQSLGLSGPDDFAIPLADWEAHKAVRSSASASPSSARHKPEPPARDSPLRHEGAEEPTRPADADHELPAKEPAARDATIEALERPARLDPLESTRPDVKRAVGEGGIKGLRPPPVLKLPPSMTLPAVCGAGSTWDILRSFAPDEKEHSPASRSGRSFAHQDAEEDEDAAVVLTLEDLRLGESSEGFTGTSSLSTTNDDETSSTTTESMFYISPNGRFRKKIRSWNRGVLLGSGSFGTVYEGISDEGGFFAVKEVSLYDQGSNAKQCITQLEQEIALLSQFEHENIVQYYGTDKEDSKLYIFLELVTQGSLASLYQKYRLRDTHVSAYTRQILNGLTYLHEKNIVHRDIKCANILVHANGSVKLADFGLAKEITKFSAIKSCKGTVYWMAPEVVNPKKTYGPAADIWSLGCTVLEMLTQKIPYPDLEWTQALYRIGKGEAPAIPSGLSKDARDFISQCVKPNPEDRPSASKLLEHPFVNRSIRSVRSIRTSSRSNSSTRGIN
- the LOC112872567 gene encoding partner of Y14 and mago encodes the protein MATSSDGGGGDQRRLLSIPKEGERIIAPTRRPDGTLRKAIRIRAGYVPQEEVAIYQSKGALMRKSGPDVPPGYDPALAVDAKPKTKAAKRNERRKEKRQQASSTNDKGKGLDIEDAGAAETDKVLSSKTDKQRDSVESVTKQIRGIAISESPAAPSTNANDSSQPESSAPDIDKKIRALKKKIRLAEAQLQGDSEKMKSETQEKLKKIEGWRAELKLLEDKKAPTGS